From a single Sediminibacterium sp. KACHI17 genomic region:
- a CDS encoding ectonucleotide pyrophosphatase/phosphodiesterase — MMKKTISLLLMLCVIRSFSQDTTQQIMPGRQNAIHQQDKPYVILISADGFRSDFAKKYQAKNLIALGEQGVVADYMQPSFPSLTFPNHYTIVTGLYPAHHGLVDNSFYDRKRQQTYGMQDKKMVADPYWYGGTPLWVLAEQQQMIAASFYWVASEAPIQQLPPTYHYFYNEKISIDQRIETVKEWLALPRDKRPHFISFYFPEVDHAAHSFGPDSKETAEAVQFVDESIGKLQKVAAASGLPVNFVFVADHGMAKVDQQNTIPYPTIDTALFTINSGSAVLQLYAKDKNSILPFYENLKKNAVDYDVYLKSTMPASLHYSTDDDRYNRIGDIILLARLPKVFNRGGRPTGPGKHGFDPHYPDMRASFQAWGPAFKKGLQIQGFENIHVYPLIAEILGLQYDATKIDGKLETLKKIINTK; from the coding sequence ATGATGAAAAAGACAATCTCTCTTCTGTTAATGCTTTGCGTGATACGATCTTTCTCTCAGGATACGACACAGCAAATCATGCCGGGCCGACAAAATGCCATTCACCAACAAGACAAACCATATGTGATCCTGATCTCTGCAGATGGTTTCAGAAGTGATTTTGCAAAAAAGTATCAGGCAAAAAATCTGATTGCTTTAGGTGAACAAGGAGTTGTTGCTGATTATATGCAGCCTTCATTTCCCTCTCTTACATTTCCCAACCATTATACGATCGTAACAGGCTTATATCCCGCACATCATGGTCTTGTAGATAATAGTTTTTATGACCGCAAGCGTCAACAGACTTATGGCATGCAGGATAAGAAAATGGTAGCTGACCCCTATTGGTATGGCGGAACACCATTATGGGTTTTGGCTGAGCAACAACAAATGATCGCTGCCAGCTTTTATTGGGTTGCTTCTGAAGCCCCGATTCAACAATTACCACCCACCTACCATTATTTCTATAATGAAAAGATCAGTATTGATCAAAGAATTGAAACAGTAAAAGAGTGGCTTGCTTTACCAAGAGATAAAAGACCTCATTTTATTAGTTTCTATTTCCCCGAAGTAGATCATGCGGCGCATAGCTTTGGGCCGGATAGTAAAGAAACAGCAGAAGCTGTTCAGTTTGTAGATGAAAGTATTGGCAAACTTCAGAAAGTTGCAGCAGCATCCGGACTACCTGTGAATTTTGTTTTTGTGGCAGATCATGGTATGGCTAAAGTAGATCAGCAAAATACCATTCCTTATCCTACCATCGATACTGCATTGTTTACGATCAATTCAGGGAGTGCGGTATTACAATTGTATGCGAAAGACAAAAATTCGATCCTACCTTTTTATGAGAACTTAAAAAAGAATGCGGTAGATTATGATGTGTACCTAAAAAGCACAATGCCTGCCAGTTTGCATTATAGCACGGATGATGATCGCTATAACAGAATTGGCGACATCATTCTTTTAGCACGATTACCCAAAGTTTTTAATCGGGGTGGACGACCTACCGGTCCGGGTAAACATGGCTTTGATCCTCATTATCCGGATATGCGTGCAAGTTTTCAGGCTTGGGGGCCAGCATTTAAAAAAGGTTTACAAATACAAGGATTTGAAAATATCCATGTATATCCATTGATCGCAGAGATACTCGGACTACAGTATGACGCAACTAAAATTGATGGAAAACTGGAAACGCTGAAGAAAATAATCAATACTAAATAA
- a CDS encoding phosphatase PAP2 family protein, whose translation MTQLTKRAILISLVLGIVLFVLSYQLGKENAFLLLNNDLGTIADHFFRYWTHTADGAVWVPITLLIIFFKRDQFLLVLSSIVFSTLFSQLSKNIFFKGSPRPSLAISDHSLFHSVNGVELHSLNSFPSGHTTTAFTIFLLATVLIPRKWILPVGLCYAILAGYSRIYLAQHFPIDVAGGIIAAILTICISIFVQNKWAKN comes from the coding sequence ATGACGCAATTAACAAAGAGAGCTATCTTGATTTCACTTGTTTTAGGGATCGTACTTTTTGTGCTTTCATATCAGCTAGGAAAGGAAAACGCTTTTTTATTGCTGAACAATGATCTTGGGACTATTGCAGATCATTTTTTCAGGTACTGGACTCATACAGCTGATGGCGCTGTATGGGTACCGATCACTTTACTGATTATTTTCTTTAAAAGAGACCAATTTTTACTCGTACTCAGTTCCATTGTTTTTTCGACTCTTTTTTCGCAATTGAGTAAAAATATTTTTTTCAAAGGAAGCCCTCGCCCCTCTTTGGCTATCTCAGATCATTCATTATTCCATAGTGTCAACGGGGTGGAACTACACAGTTTGAATAGTTTTCCATCCGGACATACCACTACCGCCTTCACCATATTTTTACTGGCCACTGTATTGATTCCTAGAAAATGGATCTTGCCTGTAGGGCTGTGCTATGCGATACTGGCGGGCTACTCTCGTATTTATCTGGCACAACATTTTCCGATAGATGTAGCAGGCGGGATCATTGCTGCGATCTTAACGATCTGTATATCAATATTTGTACAAAATAAATGGGCTAAGAATTGA
- a CDS encoding homoserine dehydrogenase, translating into MEAHKQLTIGLFGFGVVGEGLYKVLQKTPSLKASIKKVCIRNPEKKRDAPSSLFTTDRTVLLNDPEINVIVEVIDDAVAAFEIVSTALTNGKAVVSASKKMIAENLSALLQLQEATGLPFLYESSACASIPVIRNLEEYYDNDLLHSIKAIVNGSTNFILTKMFEDKLDFQSALLLAQQLGFAESNPKLDVEGYDALNKWVILLNHAYGIITSPEELLFSGIQNIQLSDALVAKEKHYDIKLIAQAKKLKNGSVAAFVLPQFVRQDDPLSFVKNEYNGVVIESGFADKQFFYGKGAGSFPTASAVLSDISALRYNYRYEYKKLYHHQPHTLTNEYYLKVYVSFDDWKYIPKEDFEWIEEWHADAERKYLVGVLHVSKLTENSWWKENNTSLILSTDPIIDNLDIIKLKRKSLELAGIV; encoded by the coding sequence ATGGAAGCTCACAAGCAATTAACGATTGGATTATTTGGATTTGGTGTAGTAGGCGAAGGTCTTTATAAGGTTTTACAAAAAACTCCATCATTAAAAGCATCAATTAAAAAAGTATGTATCCGCAATCCTGAAAAAAAGAGAGATGCTCCATCTTCTCTTTTTACAACTGATCGCACAGTATTGTTAAATGATCCTGAGATCAATGTGATCGTAGAAGTGATCGATGACGCAGTTGCAGCATTTGAAATCGTTTCAACAGCCCTTACGAATGGAAAAGCGGTGGTGAGTGCTAGTAAGAAAATGATTGCAGAGAATCTTTCTGCCTTATTACAATTACAGGAAGCAACCGGATTACCATTTTTATATGAATCCTCAGCCTGCGCATCGATTCCTGTGATCAGAAATCTTGAAGAATATTATGATAACGACCTGCTGCATTCTATTAAAGCGATCGTTAATGGATCCACCAATTTCATCCTTACTAAAATGTTTGAAGACAAACTCGATTTTCAATCGGCTTTGTTATTGGCTCAGCAACTTGGGTTTGCAGAGAGCAATCCCAAATTGGATGTTGAGGGATATGATGCTTTGAATAAATGGGTCATCCTATTGAACCATGCCTATGGTATCATAACCTCTCCGGAAGAATTGCTTTTTAGTGGTATCCAGAATATTCAGTTAAGTGATGCATTGGTTGCAAAAGAGAAACACTATGATATTAAATTAATTGCACAGGCAAAAAAACTGAAAAATGGCTCAGTGGCTGCTTTTGTATTGCCCCAGTTTGTAAGACAAGATGATCCATTATCCTTTGTAAAAAATGAATACAATGGAGTCGTTATCGAAAGCGGATTTGCTGATAAACAATTTTTTTATGGCAAAGGTGCAGGTAGCTTCCCAACAGCTTCTGCAGTATTGAGTGATATTTCTGCACTGAGATACAATTACAGATATGAATACAAAAAACTATACCATCATCAACCACATACATTAACAAATGAGTATTACTTAAAAGTGTATGTAAGTTTTGATGACTGGAAGTATATTCCCAAAGAAGATTTTGAATGGATCGAAGAATGGCATGCTGATGCTGAACGAAAATATCTTGTTGGCGTATTACATGTCAGCAAACTCACCGAAAATAGCTGGTGGAAGGAAAATAATACTTCACTCATTTTATCTACCGATCCTATCATAGACAATTTGGATATCATCAAACTCAAAAGGAAAAGTCTCGAATTGGCAGGAATTGTCTGA
- a CDS encoding cystathionine gamma-synthase: MSNATQLIHSIPVDPQTGAISVPIYQTSTFVQDAPGVNKGYDYARSGNPTRATLESLIATLENGQTGLAFASGLAAIDTVIKLLKTGDEIVAVDDIYGGAFRLFNNVYEQFGIKVHYVDTTDIAKVVDAITPKTKLIWLETPTNPTLKISDIAAIAQIAKANACLLCVDNTFASPALQQPLSLGADIVIHSATKYLGGHSDLIAGIVVAKDKLIGDKLKYLQNACGAVLGPFDSWLVIRGIETLHLRIRQHCASALEVAKFLEQHPAVDKVYYPGLTSHPNHDVAKKQAKGFGGIVSFSLKEDTEQAAIDFVTQTQLFKLAESLGGIKSLISHPANMTHKSIPADKRRAAGVSDSLIRLSIGLEETEDLIQDLDQTFQKIISRNHKFSFTLTA; the protein is encoded by the coding sequence ATGAGCAACGCAACACAACTCATTCACAGCATTCCTGTTGACCCGCAAACCGGCGCCATCTCAGTACCGATTTATCAAACTTCCACTTTTGTGCAGGATGCACCTGGTGTCAACAAAGGATATGATTATGCAAGAAGTGGAAATCCAACACGTGCGACTTTAGAATCGTTGATCGCTACACTTGAAAATGGACAGACCGGATTGGCTTTTGCCAGCGGATTAGCAGCCATTGATACTGTGATCAAATTGCTTAAAACAGGTGATGAAATAGTAGCAGTAGATGATATCTATGGTGGTGCATTTCGTTTGTTCAACAATGTGTACGAACAGTTTGGAATCAAGGTTCATTATGTTGATACCACAGATATTGCGAAAGTAGTGGATGCTATTACGCCTAAGACTAAACTGATCTGGTTGGAAACCCCTACCAATCCAACTCTTAAAATATCTGATATTGCTGCCATAGCACAAATCGCAAAAGCCAATGCCTGTTTACTTTGCGTGGATAATACTTTTGCTTCACCCGCCTTACAACAGCCTCTTTCATTGGGAGCTGATATTGTAATACATAGCGCTACCAAATATCTTGGGGGGCATAGCGATCTGATCGCCGGTATTGTGGTAGCAAAGGATAAACTGATCGGCGACAAATTGAAATACCTTCAAAATGCTTGTGGTGCGGTCTTGGGCCCTTTTGATAGCTGGCTGGTGATCCGTGGCATTGAAACCTTGCATTTACGCATCCGCCAGCATTGTGCCTCAGCATTAGAAGTAGCAAAATTTTTGGAACAACATCCTGCGGTAGACAAAGTGTATTATCCCGGATTAACCTCCCATCCGAATCATGACGTTGCAAAAAAGCAAGCAAAAGGTTTTGGTGGCATCGTTTCATTTTCATTGAAAGAGGATACTGAACAAGCCGCTATTGATTTTGTAACACAAACACAATTATTCAAGTTAGCAGAAAGCCTTGGGGGTATTAAAAGTCTCATTTCACATCCCGCCAATATGACCCACAAGTCAATACCTGCTGATAAAAGAAGGGCTGCGGGAGTATCCGACAGTTTGATTCGTTTGTCGATCGGTTTAGAAGAAACAGAAGATCTGATTCAGGACCTGGATCAAACTTTTCAAAAAATAATATCACGCAATCATAAATTCTCATTCACATTAACAGCATAA
- the uvrA gene encoding excinuclease ABC subunit UvrA → MAKKISKEAVVESVQHQEETISVFGAREHNLKNIDITIPKNKLVVFTGVSGSGKSSLAFDTIYNEGQRRYMESFSAYARQFMGDMERPDVDKITGLSPVISIEQKTTNKNPRSTVGTVTEVYDFLRLLFARIGEAYSYNTGKKMVKFSEEEIVENIFQKYKQKKITLLAPLIRGRKGHYRELFEDIRKKGFLKVRVDGEIIDLTPKLQVDRYKIHDIEVVIDRLQVTPDMKVRLSQSVQQTLRMGKDLMFLLVNDTQKTVQYSKQLMCEETGISYEEPSPNAFSFNSPYGACPVCKGLGNVYSVSMEAVLPDRSLSIKEGGIAPLGEQRDAYMFRNVETLAKKNKISLDKPIKDLPEKSLNILLFGNPDGITEEIIDMDEVSTGMPYDGVFEGIIPMLKRWFTGTSSSEALREWVEQFMELKTCNECNGARLKKESLWFKVNEKNIAELSHLNLDKLYQWFTDIEKRLDAKQNVIAKDILKEIRERLQFLLDVGLTYLSLNRPSRTLSGGESQRIRLATQIGSQLQGITYILDEPSIGLHQRDNHQLIKALQNLRDIGNTVLVVEHDKDIMLAADHLVDIGPRAGSYGGQIVAAGTPHEVLKSASETALYLNGKKSIEVPLERRAGNGKILELKGASGNNLKQVSVKFPLGKLIVVSGVSGSGKSTLINETLYPLLSKHCYNSRVTPMEFKSIKGLEHIDKVIEIDQSPIGRTPRSNPATYCGFFTEIRTLFASVPEAKIRGYNAGRFSFNVKGGRCDMCEGGGMRVIEMNFLPDVYVHCEKCNGKRYNRETLEIRYKGKSISDVLNMTVDEACDFFQPVHYLYRKIKVLQDVGLGYITLGQSAVTLSGGEAQRVKLATELGKKDTGKTFYILDEPTTGLHFQDIRHLLDVLNKLVDRGNTVLVIEHNLDVIKVADHIIDLGPEGGDGGGLILFEGTPEEMIHNKQSHTARFVKDELNSKPQGRK, encoded by the coding sequence ATGGCAAAAAAGATCAGTAAGGAAGCAGTCGTTGAATCTGTTCAACACCAGGAAGAAACCATCTCCGTTTTCGGAGCACGCGAACATAATTTAAAGAATATCGATATCACCATTCCTAAAAACAAATTGGTTGTTTTTACGGGAGTCAGTGGTAGTGGTAAGTCTTCTCTCGCATTTGATACCATCTACAATGAAGGCCAACGCAGGTACATGGAAAGCTTTAGCGCCTATGCACGTCAATTCATGGGTGATATGGAGCGGCCGGATGTAGATAAGATCACCGGATTATCACCGGTAATATCTATTGAACAAAAAACCACTAATAAGAATCCAAGATCTACTGTTGGTACCGTTACTGAAGTGTATGACTTTTTGCGACTTTTATTTGCAAGAATTGGTGAAGCGTATAGTTATAATACCGGTAAGAAGATGGTCAAATTCAGCGAAGAAGAGATCGTCGAAAATATCTTTCAAAAATACAAACAGAAAAAAATCACATTGCTTGCACCACTCATTCGTGGACGCAAAGGGCATTACCGTGAACTCTTTGAAGATATTCGGAAAAAAGGATTCCTGAAAGTTCGGGTAGATGGTGAGATCATTGATCTTACACCGAAACTGCAAGTTGATCGATATAAGATACATGATATTGAAGTGGTAATAGACCGGTTACAGGTAACACCCGATATGAAAGTTAGGTTGAGCCAGAGTGTTCAGCAGACTTTGCGTATGGGTAAGGATCTGATGTTCTTATTGGTGAATGATACACAAAAGACCGTTCAGTATTCTAAGCAACTGATGTGTGAAGAAACAGGTATCAGTTATGAAGAGCCTTCGCCCAATGCATTCTCTTTTAACTCACCGTACGGTGCATGCCCTGTGTGCAAAGGACTAGGTAATGTATATTCTGTCAGCATGGAAGCGGTATTGCCTGATCGTTCACTCTCCATCAAGGAAGGAGGTATAGCACCCTTGGGGGAACAACGTGATGCTTATATGTTTCGGAATGTAGAAACCCTTGCTAAAAAAAATAAGATCAGCTTAGATAAACCGATCAAAGACCTTCCTGAAAAATCGCTCAATATTTTATTGTTTGGTAATCCTGATGGGATCACGGAAGAGATCATAGATATGGATGAGGTGTCGACCGGAATGCCTTATGACGGAGTATTTGAAGGGATCATACCCATGTTGAAGCGATGGTTTACCGGAACCAGTAGTAGCGAAGCCTTACGAGAATGGGTAGAGCAATTCATGGAATTGAAAACCTGTAATGAATGTAATGGTGCCCGTTTGAAAAAAGAGAGTCTTTGGTTCAAGGTCAATGAGAAGAATATCGCAGAACTCAGTCATCTTAACTTGGATAAACTCTATCAGTGGTTTACAGATATTGAAAAGCGATTGGATGCCAAACAAAATGTAATCGCAAAAGATATTCTGAAAGAGATCAGAGAAAGACTTCAGTTCTTACTGGATGTAGGACTCACTTATCTGTCACTGAATCGTCCATCCAGAACATTGAGTGGTGGCGAATCTCAGCGAATTCGCTTGGCTACACAGATTGGTTCTCAGTTACAGGGTATTACTTATATATTGGATGAGCCTTCAATTGGATTACACCAACGAGATAATCATCAATTGATCAAAGCACTTCAAAATTTGAGGGATATCGGTAATACCGTTTTGGTGGTAGAACATGATAAAGATATTATGTTGGCTGCTGATCATTTGGTAGATATTGGTCCACGAGCCGGTAGTTATGGCGGACAAATTGTTGCTGCCGGTACTCCTCACGAAGTATTAAAAAGTGCTTCCGAAACCGCTTTATACTTAAATGGTAAAAAAAGTATTGAAGTGCCTTTGGAAAGAAGAGCAGGAAACGGAAAAATATTGGAGTTGAAAGGTGCTTCAGGTAATAATCTGAAACAAGTAAGCGTAAAATTCCCATTGGGTAAACTCATTGTCGTGAGTGGTGTAAGTGGAAGTGGGAAGTCTACGCTTATTAATGAGACTTTATATCCATTGCTGTCTAAGCATTGTTACAATAGCAGGGTAACTCCTATGGAGTTTAAAAGCATCAAAGGTTTAGAACATATTGATAAAGTCATTGAGATCGATCAATCACCCATTGGAAGAACGCCAAGGAGTAATCCTGCCACTTATTGTGGATTTTTTACTGAGATCAGAACACTCTTTGCTTCAGTTCCGGAAGCAAAGATCAGGGGATATAATGCAGGCCGTTTCTCTTTCAATGTAAAGGGAGGTCGCTGTGATATGTGTGAAGGTGGAGGTATGCGTGTGATCGAAATGAATTTTTTACCCGATGTTTATGTCCATTGTGAAAAATGTAATGGGAAAAGATACAATAGAGAAACTCTAGAGATTCGATACAAAGGAAAATCAATCAGTGATGTATTGAATATGACGGTTGATGAAGCCTGTGATTTCTTTCAACCCGTTCATTATTTGTATCGAAAAATAAAAGTATTACAAGATGTAGGCTTAGGTTATATCACACTCGGACAATCAGCTGTGACATTAAGTGGCGGAGAGGCACAACGTGTAAAACTGGCTACTGAGTTAGGAAAAAAAGATACCGGTAAGACCTTTTATATATTGGATGAACCTACTACCGGACTACATTTTCAAGACATCAGGCATTTACTGGATGTATTGAATAAACTAGTAGACAGAGGTAATACGGTATTGGTGATAGAACACAATCTGGATGTAATAAAAGTGGCAGACCATATTATTGATCTTGGACCAGAAGGAGGTGATGGGGGTGGATTGATCTTATTTGAAGGCACACCTGAAGAGATGATCCATAATAAACAGAGTCATACAGCCAGGTTTGTAAAGGATGAATTGAATTCTAAGCCACAAGGAAGAAAATAA
- a CDS encoding GNAT family N-acetyltransferase yields the protein MSQYNWYYKVFKELTPHELYAIMHLRSEVFVVEQNCPYLDPDGKDLSSWHLMGWDGNKLVAYARLLPAGLAFTEVSIGRVVSSPAYRGKGAGKELMTTAIKTCKDLFGEQPIRIGAQLYLQKFYESLGFVQVSEMYLEDDIPHIEMIREVSSEK from the coding sequence ATGAGCCAATATAACTGGTATTATAAGGTCTTTAAGGAATTAACACCCCATGAATTGTATGCGATCATGCACCTTAGGAGTGAGGTATTTGTGGTAGAACAGAACTGTCCATACCTTGATCCTGACGGAAAAGACCTATCCTCATGGCATTTAATGGGCTGGGATGGAAATAAATTGGTTGCTTACGCGCGCTTATTACCTGCCGGACTTGCATTCACCGAAGTTTCCATCGGGAGGGTCGTAAGCTCTCCTGCATACAGAGGAAAAGGCGCAGGTAAAGAATTGATGACAACCGCTATAAAAACCTGTAAAGATCTTTTTGGAGAGCAGCCAATCCGAATTGGAGCTCAGTTATACCTACAGAAATTTTATGAGTCACTTGGCTTTGTCCAAGTAAGTGAAATGTATCTCGAAGATGATATTCCACATATTGAAATGATAAGAGAAGTATCAAGCGAGAAATAA